TGGGCCGGGGCCGGCTGCACCTGGCCCGCGCCGAGTGGGCGGCCGCCGAGCGGGAGGCCGCCTGGGCCCTCGACGCGCCACCCAACATGCGCTGCACGGCACTGGTCGTGGGCGGCCTGGCCCGGCTGCGCGCCGGCCGCCTGGGCGCCGAGGATTTGATCACCGAGGCCTGGTCGGTGGCGCTGCGGATCGGCGAGGCGCAACGGGTCGGCCCGGCCGGCGCGGCCATGGCGGAGGCGGCCTGGCTGCGCGGCGACCGCGCGGCGGCCGGCCGGCTCGCGCCGGCCTATCGGCCGGTCTTCCGCGAGGAGGGCTTCGGTTACTGGCTGCGGCGGCTGGGCGCCGCCGTCCCGCTGCCGGCGAACTCGCATTTCTACCGGTTACAGGCCGCTGGTGCGGTCCGGGCCGCGGCCGCCGGGTGGAGCAAGACCGGTTTCCGGTACGAGGCGGCGGTAGCCCTCAGCCACAGCGACGACCCCACCGACCTGCTCACCGCGATCGCCGACCTGGACGCGATGGGCGCCGCACCCATGGCCCGCCGGCTGCGTCAGCAGCTGCGCGACAGCGGGATGACCCGGGTACCGCGCGGCCCGCGCCCGGCCACCCGGGACAACCCGGCCGGGCTGACCGGCCGCCAGCTGGAGGTGTTGCGGCTGCTCGCGGCCGGGCACAGCAACCCGGAGATCGCCGCCGAGCTGGTCCTGTCGGTGCGCACCGTCGACGCCCACGTGGCAGCGGTGCTGGCCAAGCTCGGCGTGCACGACCGCAAGGAGGCGGTCGCCTGGTACCGGCACCACTGCTGAGACAATGCCCGTCGTGCGCGAAGTGGTCGACGGAGTGTTCGAGCTGTCCCTCGCAGTGGTGAACGTCCATCTGGTCGTCACCGACGACGGCCTGGTCCTGGTCGACACCGGGCTCCCCCGGCAGGCGCCGGTGATCGAGCGCGCGCTGAGAGGTGTCCGTCGCTCGCTCGGCGAGGTGCGGGCCATCCTGCTCACCCACCACCACCCGGACCACGCGGGCAGCGCCGCCGACCTACGCGCCCGCACCGGGGCCACCCTGGTGGCCCACGCTGCCGAGGCGTTCCACGTGGCCGGCTCGGAGCAGGCGCCCGAGCCCGCGGGCCGGCTGCGCGGGTTCCTGTTCCGCCGGCTCGGCAAGGTGCCACCGACCAAGGTCGACAAGCTGGTCGGGGACGGTGCCGAGCCGGTGCCCGGGTTCACCGCGCTGCACACTCCCGGGCACACCCGGGGGCACCTGTCGTTCCTGCTGGACCGGGCCGGTGGGGTGCTGTTCGCCGGGGACGCCGCGACCGTCCG
This window of the Actinoplanes oblitus genome carries:
- a CDS encoding MBL fold metallo-hydrolase; the encoded protein is MPVVREVVDGVFELSLAVVNVHLVVTDDGLVLVDTGLPRQAPVIERALRGVRRSLGEVRAILLTHHHPDHAGSAADLRARTGATLVAHAAEAFHVAGSEQAPEPAGRLRGFLFRRLGKVPPTKVDKLVGDGAEPVPGFTALHTPGHTRGHLSFLLDRAGGVLFAGDAATVRDGRVTGPPVVADPERAAASLARLAGCDFEHAVFGHGKPISGRAAARFREATD